From the Entelurus aequoreus isolate RoL-2023_Sb linkage group LG13, RoL_Eaeq_v1.1, whole genome shotgun sequence genome, the window gtatgtatttattattactatatatatacaccttctgtggcacaggcacaccacttcatggaggtcatcattgatgatggtatgtatttattattactatatatatacaccttctgTGGCACAGGCACACGACTTCATGGAGGTCATCATTGATgatggtatgtatttattattactatatatatacaccttctgtggcacaggcacaccacttcatggaggtcatcattgatgatggtatgtatttattattactatatatatacaccttctgtggcacaggcacaccacttcatggaggtcatcattgatgatggtatgtatttattattactatatatatacaccttctgTGGCACAGGCACACGACTTCATGGAGGTCATCATTGATgatggtatgtatttattattactatatatatacaccttctgtggcacaggcacaccacttcatggaggtcatcattgatgatggtatgtatttattattactatatatatacaccttctgtggcacaggcacaccacttcatggaggtcatcattgatgatggtatgtatttattattactatatatatacaccttctgtggcacaggcacaccacttcatggaggtcatcattgatgatggtatgtatttattattactatatatatacaccttctgtggcacaggcacaccacttcatggaggtcatcattgatgatggtatgtatttattattactatatatatacaccttctgtggcacaggcacaccacttcatggaggtcatcattgatgatggtatgtatttattattactatatatatacaccttctgtggcacaggcacaccacttcatggaggtcatcattgatgatggtatgtatttattattactatatatatacaccttctgtggcacaggcacaccacttcatggaggtcatcattgatgatggtatgtatttattattactatatatatacaccttctgtggcacaggcacaccacttcatggaggtcatcattgatgatggtatgtatttattattactatatatatacaccttctgtggcacaggcacaccacttcatggaggtcatcattgatgatggtatgtatttattattactatatatatacaccttctgTGGCACAGGCACACGACTTCATGGAGGTCATCATTGATgatggtatgtatttattattactatatatatacaccttctgtggcacaggcacaccacttcatggaggtcatcattgatgatggtatgtatttattattactatatatatacaccttctgtggcacaggcacaccacttcatggaggtcatcattgatgatggtatgtatttattattactatatatatacaccttctgTGGCACAGGCACACGACTTCATGGAGGTCATCATTGATgatggtatgtatttattattactatatatatacaccttctgtggcacaggcacaccacttcatggaggtcatcattgatgatggtatgtatttattattactatatatatacaccttctgtggcacaggcacaccacttcatggaggtcatcattgatgatggtatgtatttattattactatatatatacaccttctgtggcacaggcacaccacttcatggaggtcatcattgatgatggtatgtatttattattactatatatatacaccttctgtggcacaggcacaccacttcatggaggtcatcattgatgatggtatgtatttattattactatatatatacaccttctgTGGCACAGGCACACGACTTCATGGAGGTCATCATTGATgatggtatgtatttattattactatatatatacaccttctgtggcacaggcacaccacttcatggaggtcatcattgatgatggtatgtatttattattactatatatatacaccttctgtggcacaggcacaccacttcatggaggtcatcattgatgatggtatgtatttattattactatatatatacaccttctgTGGCACAGGCACACGACTTCATGGAGGTCATCATTGATgatggtatgtatttattattactatatatatacaccttctgtggcacaggcacaccacttcatggaggtcatcattgatgatggtatgtatttattattactatatatatacaccttctgtggcacaggcacaccacttcatggaggtcatcattgatgatggtatgtatttattattactatatatatacaccttctgtggcacaggcacaccacttcatggaggtcatcattgatgatggtatgtatttattattactatatatatacaccttctgtggcacaggcacaccacttcatggaggtcatcattgatgatggtatgtatttattattactatatatatacaccttctgTGGCACAGGCACACGACTTCATGGAGGTCATCATTGATgatggtatgtatttattattactatatatatacaccttctgtggcacaggcacaccacttcatggaggtcatcattgatgatggtatgtatttattattactatatatatacaccttctgtggcacaggcacaccacttcatggaggtcatcattgatgatggtatgtatttattattactatatatatacaccttctgtggcacaggcacaccacttcatggaggtcatcattgatgatggtatgtatttattattactatatatatacaccttctgTGGCACAGGCACACGACTTCATGGAGGTCATCATTGATgatggtatgtatttattattactatatatatacaccttctgtggcacaggcacaccacttcatggaggtcatcattgatgatggtatgtatttattattactatatatatacaccttctgtggcacaggcacaccacttcatggaggtcatcattgatgatggtatgtatttattattactatatatatacaccttctgtggcacaggcacaccacttcatggaggtcatcattgatgatggtatgtatttattattactatatatatacaccttctgtggcacaggcacaccacttcatggaggtcatcattgatgatggtatgtatttattattactatatatatacaccttctgtggcacaggcacaccacttcatggaggtcatcattgatgatggtatgtatttattattactatatatatacaccttctgtggcacaggcacaccacttcatggaggtcatcattgatgatggtatgtatttattattactatatatatacaccttctgtggcacaggcacaccacttcatggaggtcatcattgatgatggtatgtatttattattactatatatatacaccttctgtggcacaggcacaccacttcatggaggtcatcattgatgatggtatgtatttattattactatatatatacaccttctgtggcacaggcacaccacttcatggaggtcatcattgatgatggtatgtatttattattactatatatatacaccttctgtggcacaggcacaccacttcatggaggtcatcattgatgatggtatgtatttattattactatatatatacaccttctgtggcacaggcacaccacttcatggaggtcatcattgatgatggtatgtatttattattactatatatatacaccttctgtggcacaggcacaccacttcatggaggtcatcattgatgatggtatgtatttattattactatatatatacaccttctgtggcacaggcacaccacttcatggaggtcatcattgatgatggtatgtatttattattactatatatatacaccttctgtggcacaggcacaccacttcatggaggtcatcattgatgatggtatgtatttattattactatatatatacaccttctgtggcacaggcacaccacttcatggaggtcatcattgatgatggtatgtatttattattactatatatatacaccttctgtggcacaggcacaccacttcatggaggtcatcattgatgatggtatgtatttattattactatatatatacaccttctgtggcacaggcacaccacttcatggaggtcatcattgatgatggtatgtatttattattactatatatatacaccttctgTGGCACAGGCACACAGCACATAGCACACAGCACATAGGACACAGCACATAGCACACAGCACATAGCACACAGCACATATGACATAGCACACAGCACATAGGACACAGCACATAGCACACAGCACATAGCACACAGCACATAGCACACAGCACATAGGACACAGCACATAGCACACAGGACACAGCACATAGGACACAGCACATAGCACACAGGACACAGCACATAGGACACAACACATAGGACACAGCACATAGCACACAGCACATAGGACACAGCACATAGCACACAGCACATAGCACACAGCACATAGGACACATCACATAGCACACAGCACATAGGACACAGCACATAGGACACAGCACATAGCACACAGGACATAGCACACAGGACATAGCACACAGTACATAGCACACAGCACATAGGACACAGCACATAGGACACAGCACATAGCACACAGCACATAGGACACAGCACATAGCACATAGGACACAGCACATAGCACACAGGACATAGGACACAGCACATAGCACACAGGACATAGGACATAGCACATAGGACACAGCACATAGCACACAGGACATAGCACACAGCACATAGCACACAGCACATAGGACACAGCACATAGGACACAGCACATAGCACACAGCACATAGGACACAGCACATAGCACATAGGACACAGCACATAGCACACAGGACATAGGACACAGCACATAGCACACAGGACATAGCACATAGGACATAGCACATAGGACACAGCACATAGCACACAGGACATAGCACATAGGACACAGCACATAGCACACAGGACATAGCACATAGGACATAGCACACAGCACATAACACATGGGACACAGCACATAGGACACAGCACATAGCACACAGCACATAGGACATAGCACATAGGACATAGCACATAGCACATAGGACATAGCACACAGCACATAACACATAGGACACAGCACATAGCACACAGCACATAGGACACAGCACATAGCACACAGGACACAGCACATAGCACACAGCACATAGCACATAGGACACAGCACATAGCACACAGCACATAGGACACAGCACATAGCACACAGGACACAGCACATAGCACATAGGACACAGCACATAGCACACAGGACACAGCACATAGCACACAGGACACAGCACATAGCACATAGGACACAGCACATAGCACACAGGACATAGGACACAGCACATAGCACATAGGACACAGCACATAGCACATAGGACACAGCACATAGCACACAGGACATAGCACATAGGACACAGGACATAGCACATAGGACACAGCACATAGCACATATGACACAGCACATAGGACACAGGACATAGCACATAGGACACAGCACATAGCACATATGACACAGCACATAGGACACATGACatagcacatagggctgtgagcgcacctgtttttattagcacacacaaattgtcACAATCAACACGCACATGCAGCTGTGCATGTCAGCCTTCAATCATGGAAACTGACCTTTAGGACATAAAAGACAATTAGACCAGACGCACTAATTGAGGCACATTTAACATGTTTAATTAAACATTaattaacatttaacatgttTAATTAAACATTaattaacatttaacatgttTAATTAAACATTAATTAACATTTGACATGTTTAATTAAACATTaattaacatttaacatgttTAATTAAACATTaattaacatttaacatgttTAATTAAACATTAATTAAACTGTTCTGcacctaataataatacatttaatctagtcaaatactaataataatataaatatatttaatctagtcaaatactaataataatataaatatatttaataagtcaaatactaataataatataaatatatttaataagtcaaatactaataataatataaatatatttaatcaaGTGAAATAGAAACATGACACAAGAGAAGAATCCTGCACTTCTCTTGTGTCAAGTAAATATGAACATCAGTTATGATCATCtataaaacatgaatattattatcaatatttgattttatttcagcaaaaatatgatttattccaTTACTCAATTAATCGATCAGGATATtcaatagaatactcgattactaaaatattcaatagctgcagctctaaagcagaatgctcctgttttatagaggatctttgtcactGTTTCAAGCAGAAtgctcctgttttatagaggatctttgacactgtttcaagcagaatgctcctgttttatagaggatctttgacactgtttcaagcagaatgctcctgttttatagaggatctttgtcactGTTTCAAGCAGACtgctcctgttttatagaggatctttgacactgtttcaagcagaatgctcctgttttatagaggatctttgtcactGTTTCAAGCAGAAtgctcctgttttatagaggatctttgtcactGTTTCAAGCAGACtgctcctgttttatagaggatctttgtcactGTTTCAAGCAGAAtgctcctgttttatagaggatctttgtcactGTTTCAAGCAGACtgctcctgttttatagaggatctttgtcactGTTTCAAGCAGACtgctcctgttttatagaggatctttgtcactGTTTCAAGCAGAAtgctcctgttttatagaggatctttgtcactGTTTCAAGCAGACtgctcctgttttatagaggatctttgtcactGTTTCAAGCAGAAtgctcctgttttatagaggatctttgtcactGTTTCAAGCAGACtgctcctgttttatagaggatctttgtcactGTTTCAAGCAGACtgctcctgttttatagaggatctttgtcactGTTTCAAGCAGACtgctcctgttttatagaggatctttgtcactGTTTCAAGCAGACtgctcctgttttatagaggatctttgacactgtTTCAAGCAGACtgctcctgttttatagaggatctttgtcactGTTTCAAGCAGACtgctcctgttttatagaggatctttgtcactGTTTCAAGCAGACtgctcctgttttatagaggatctttgtcactGTTTCAAGCAGAAtgctcctgttttatagaggatctttgtcactGTTTCAAGCAGAAtgctcctgttttatagaggatctttgacactgtttcaagcagaatgctcctgttttatagaggatctttgacactgtTTCAAGCAGACtgctcctgttttatagaggatctttgacactgtttcaagcagaatgctcctgttttatagaggatctttgtcactGTTTCAAGCAGACtgctcctgttttatagaggatctttgtcactGTTTCAAGCAGAAtgctcctgttttatagaggatctttgtcactGTTTCAAGCAGACTGCTCCTGTTTTATACAGGATCTTTGTCACTGTTTCAAGCAGACtgctcctgttttatagaggatctttgtcactGTTTCAAGCAGAAtgctcctgttttatagaggatctttgtcactGTTTCAAGCACAGCTGAGCTGTATTTCAAAGGACTCTGTCATGTCACAGTCACCAACACACTTGCGCTAACATTAGCAAACTTACTTCCTTGTCCGCGTGTCATGTGACCTACGGCGGCCTAGCATGGACGGACATGTCAGCGTAGACACGCCTACAGCCAATGGAAACACTGCACAGAACATTCCAGCCAATCTAGCTTCTAATTGGCTGGCCACTGAGCTTCAGCCCGCCTCCAATGTCTGCTCTCGCATACATcagattattaatattattattactatttttttattgttattattattactattattattattattgttattgctattattattattattactattactatttttattattattagtattattattgttattactataatttttttacattgtttttgttattatttttaattattattattattactattattttttcttattgatattaatattatttttgttattattattactattattattagtagtagtagtattattagtattagtactagtattatttttatcagaggatctttgatgttTGTGTAGGTTTTTAAAAGCTGTGGTGTAAAAGATCCTTTGAAAGTTATTGGTTGAAAATGTTTAATattgtaaaaagaagtcaaataataatcaatattgtCGTCAGTTTTTGGAAGAAGTGTCTTGACTCCTCCTCATCTCAACCTTCTCTTCTTCAAGACTTAAGTCCGTCTTTGGTGGAGCCCTCCACCCCCCAAAGCGTCTCGGCCCCGAAGGCAGAAGCCACGCCCACGCCGTCCCAGCCGTCGGAGGCGGAGTCTGAGGAGGAAGACGAGGTGGCGCCGGCCAAGCCCAAACGCAGTAAGTGTGGCGCCGGCGAGGCTTTGCGGTGCGGCTAAAAGCAGCACTTCCTGTTTCCAGGACCGAGAGGCACACGCGAGTCGGAGCTGGTGGCCGTCCTGCAGCGGATCCACTCGGCGGACCTGAGGCACCACCGGGTGGACGAGGCGCAGCAGGAACGCATCCTGCGCCTGCAGGAGATGCAGATCCAGCAGCGCTCGGAACACTTCCAGCTGGCCTTGGAGGAGATGCGTCTGGCCAGGGAGATGGAGGTCTCCCTGCGGAGGGAGCAGCTGGACTCCACCAACACCTTCAACCAGGCCTTCCTGGGCATGGTGGGCCAGCTGCTGCAACGCCCGGCCCAGCAGTGAACCTGCAGGaaccagcagggggcagcactGCACTGCAGGaaccagcagggggcagcactGCACTGCAGGaaccagcagggggcagcactGCACTGCAGGAACCTACAGGGGGCAGCACTGCAGGAACCAGCTGGaaccagcagggggcagcactGCACTGCAGGaaccagcagggggcagcactGCACTGCAGGAACCAGCAGGGGACAGCACTGCACTGCACTGCAGGaaccagcagggggcagcactGCACTGCAGGAACCAGCAGGGACCAGCACTGCACTGCACTGCAGGaaccagcagggggcagcactGCACTGCACTGCAGGaaccagcagggggcagcactGCACTGCAGGaaccagcagggggcagcactGCACTGCAGTGTCAGAGGAAGATGCTGATGGTCCTAAGATGTCTTCTTGTATATATTTGTACAGAACTTTTCTACACTTTGGAATTGATCACACATGTTAAACATGTGACTCTCAgtggaaaaatacttttttaaagtcaaagaggattttttttatttcaacctttATTGATCTTTTGCTGgcctttttgtgtgttttcactTGGTACACAATCCATGAGTGGGTGTCAACAAAGTCCTGTCAGTCATGGATGTTGTTTTCATATTAAACTAATGCTCAAGTGAAGTTGTCTACAGTTTGTACACAAACGTGTCCACCAGAGGGCAGCAAAGTCATGTTCAGAGCCGTGTGGCGGATTCGCTGTCAAaggtggtagcaaacatggcgtccTATAGTCATGGAAGGGGCTTTAGACCAGAGGCTCTCATAAATGACTTTTTGAAAGCCCCTCAaagtgactacagggcgccatgtttgctaccaacatTGAAAccaagttggccatactctctctacaCAGCTCTGGTGAAGTTAGTCCACTAGAGGGCGGCACTGCAAAGTAAAGGTGTGTCCACCAGAGGGCACCAGAGAGTAAAGTCAAGGTGTGTCCACTAGAGGGCGGCACTGCAG encodes:
- the LOC133663128 gene encoding mucin-1-like isoform X1; the protein is MAPHTTVPWSVSEVTQFLVLVADEKIQAELDGSRNQKVYKELAQLMAAYGYQRTFRQCREKLKKMKSDYRSIKDNLNTRKTWRWFPHMDAIYGHPAAAPSVAQAHDFMEVIIDDDLSPSLVEPSTPQSVSAPKAEATPTPSQPSEAESEEEDEVAPAKPKRSKTERHTRVGAGGRPAADPLGGPEAPPGGRGAAGTHPAPAGDADPAALGTLPAGLGGDASGQGDGGLPAEGAAGLHQHLQPGLPGHGGPAAATPGPAVNLQEPAGGSTALQEPAGGSTAGTYRGQHCRNQLEPAGGSTALQEPAGGSTALQEPAGDSTALHCRNQQGAALHCRNQQGPALHCTAGTSRGQHCTALQEPAGGSTALQEPAGGSTALQCQRKMLMVLRCLLVYICTELFYTLELITHVKHVTLSGKILF
- the LOC133663128 gene encoding circumsporozoite protein-like isoform X2; this translates as MAPHTTVPWSVSEVTQFLVLVADEKIQAELDGSRNQKVYKELAQLMAAYGYQRTFRQCREKLKKMKSDYRSIKDNLNTRKTWRWFPHMDAIYGHPAAAPSVAQAHDFMEVIIDDDLSPSLVEPSTPQSVSAPKAEATPTPSQPSEAESEEEDEVAPAKPKRSKTERHTRVGAGGRPAADPLGGPEAPPGGRGAAGTHPAPAGDADPAALGTLPAGLGGDASGQGDGGLPAEGAAGLHQHLQPGLPGHGGPAAATPGPAVNLQEPAGGSTALQEPAGGSTALQEPAGGSTALQEPTGGSTAGTSWNQQGAALHCRNQQGAALHCRNQQGTALHCTAGTSRGQHCTAGTSRDQHCTALQEPAGGSTALHCRNQQGAALHCRNQQGAALHCSVRGRC
- the LOC133663128 gene encoding zinc finger and SCAN domain-containing protein 29-like isoform X4 encodes the protein MAPHTTVPWSVSEVTQFLVLVADEKIQAELDGSRNQKVYKELAQLMAAYGYQRTFRQCREKLKKMKSDYRSIKDNLNTRKTWRWFPHMDAIYGHPAAAPSVAQAHDFMEVIIDDDLSPSLVEPSTPQSVSAPKAEATPTPSQPSEAESEEEDEVAPAKPKRRPRGTRESELVAVLQRIHSADLRHHRVDEAQQERILRLQEMQIQQRSEHFQLALEEMRLAREMEVSLRREQLDSTNTFNQAFLGMVGQLLQRPAQQ
- the LOC133663128 gene encoding mucin-1-like isoform X3, with the translated sequence MMVCIYYYYIYTPSVAQAHDFMEVIIDDDLSPSLVEPSTPQSVSAPKAEATPTPSQPSEAESEEEDEVAPAKPKRSKTERHTRVGAGGRPAADPLGGPEAPPGGRGAAGTHPAPAGDADPAALGTLPAGLGGDASGQGDGGLPAEGAAGLHQHLQPGLPGHGGPAAATPGPAVNLQEPAGGSTALQEPAGGSTAGTYRGQHCRNQLEPAGGSTALQEPAGGSTALQEPAGDSTALHCRNQQGAALHCRNQQGPALHCTAGTSRGQHCTALQEPAGGSTALQEPAGGSTALQCQRKMLMVLRCLLVYICTELFYTLELITHVKHVTLSGKILF